A single window of Qipengyuania sediminis DNA harbors:
- a CDS encoding cystathionine gamma-synthase family protein, with the protein MAKDTSINGRPLRPATLMMGHGYDPVLSEGSLKPPIFLTSTFAFPSAADGKRHFEGITGKRPGGAEGLVYSRFNAPNQEILEDRLAVWDGAEEALSFSSGMTAICVLMLTYCAAGDVIVHSGPLYAASEGFVAKWLSKFGISYLDFPAGATGEEIAAVLTRARTQADERGGKVAMIYLESPANPTNALVDVEAVRAARDRVLTPDTPIAIDNTFLGPLWARPLDQGADIVVYSLTKYVGGHSDLVAGSIAGAERWMTPVRMLRNTMGGICDPNTAWMLLRSLETVELRMQRAGENAAKVCSFLKAHPKVAGLGYLGMIEDARQQDIYDRHCLGAGSTFSLLLKGGEAECFRFLDALRIAKLAVSLGGTETLASHPASMTHLSVPEGRKTELGITDNLVRISVGIEDADDLIADFDQALASV; encoded by the coding sequence ATGGCAAAAGATACCAGCATCAACGGACGCCCGCTCAGACCCGCCACCCTCATGATGGGGCACGGCTACGACCCGGTCCTGTCCGAAGGTAGCCTCAAGCCGCCGATCTTCCTTACCAGCACCTTCGCCTTCCCGAGCGCCGCCGATGGCAAGCGGCATTTCGAAGGCATCACAGGCAAGCGCCCGGGCGGGGCGGAGGGCCTCGTCTATTCGCGCTTCAACGCTCCCAATCAAGAGATTCTCGAGGACCGGCTGGCGGTGTGGGACGGGGCGGAAGAGGCGCTCAGCTTCTCGAGCGGGATGACCGCGATCTGCGTGCTGATGCTGACCTATTGCGCGGCGGGGGACGTGATCGTTCATTCGGGCCCGCTCTATGCCGCGAGCGAGGGCTTCGTTGCGAAATGGCTTTCGAAGTTCGGGATCAGCTATCTTGACTTCCCGGCGGGCGCGACCGGCGAGGAGATCGCCGCGGTGCTCACCCGCGCCAGAACGCAGGCTGACGAACGCGGTGGCAAGGTCGCGATGATCTATCTCGAGAGCCCGGCCAACCCCACCAATGCGCTCGTCGATGTCGAGGCGGTGCGCGCGGCGCGCGATAGAGTGCTGACGCCCGACACGCCCATCGCGATCGACAACACGTTCTTGGGCCCGCTGTGGGCCCGCCCGCTCGACCAGGGGGCGGACATCGTGGTCTATTCGCTGACCAAATATGTCGGCGGCCATTCCGATCTCGTCGCAGGCAGTATTGCGGGGGCGGAGCGGTGGATGACCCCGGTCAGGATGCTGCGAAACACCATGGGCGGCATCTGCGATCCCAACACCGCCTGGATGCTGCTGCGCTCTTTGGAGACGGTCGAGCTCCGCATGCAGCGCGCGGGCGAGAACGCGGCCAAGGTCTGCAGCTTCCTGAAGGCGCACCCCAAGGTCGCGGGCCTGGGTTATCTCGGCATGATCGAGGATGCGCGCCAGCAGGACATCTACGACCGCCATTGCCTGGGTGCGGGCAGCACCTTCTCGCTGCTGCTGAAAGGCGGCGAGGCGGAATGCTTCCGCTTCCTCGACGCGCTGCGGATCGCCAAGCTCGCGGTCAGTCTCGGCGGCACCGAGACACTGGCGAGCCACCCGGCGAGTATGACCCACCTTTCCGTCCCCGAAGGCCGCAAGACCGAGCTCGGCATCACCGACAACCTTGTCCGCATCAGCGTGGGGATCGAGGATGCGGACGATTTGATCGCCGATTTCGACCAGGCGCTGGCTTCGGTTTGA